One region of Zingiber officinale cultivar Zhangliang chromosome 7B, Zo_v1.1, whole genome shotgun sequence genomic DNA includes:
- the LOC122007052 gene encoding uncharacterized protein LOC122007052, with protein MASLSPGVLLRLLQDIDAPSSGTPPRRPLHEPPSVLQITGIVPALSGPDLRPDRGFYVKVSDASHSTFVSLSPDLNDLILADRLQIGQLINTRRLEPASPVPVLRDFRLLSGRHPCNHDTVDVAHPSPAPKSSPVFRPTAATPPVPPPEKKKRHSRSHSFADDRHQTLNLILTSSPTTSPLPRSINMTTGLSVDDENYDSDDSRFSFTSSSSSSPSSSSKFVLRPRKSWNTGAKRCSFTSRNTEKSLNLPASPTKRKLPDSETSSISSSLGSSHHGTKFLIKQGKEVMRQRDTALQAAIDSLLEASASEKLIECLNLYAELQVDKDGDPQRVVNSFLNFHRELAQMRLIVQSLWKPNESSQVASERKSCATLWIKTAIESDLAKPPTQMNNATEDSQVASSYPCVPSFKPRNNASSKVGNLLVASNALQCEFNRRFLRYLERFLDSVSGSGSDSCEAQVAALLCQLKRVDDWLNNITSKDSTWPRDKGRDKMWTEGEEVEACRRVRRKIYGILLQHVESAAIALESMSVPDED; from the exons ATGGCTTCGCTGAGCCCCGGCGTCCTCCTCCGCCTCCTCCAGGACATAGACGCCCCCTCCAGCGGGACCCCGCCTCGACGCCCTCTCCACGAGCCGCCCTCCGTCCTGCAGATCACCGGCATCGTCCCCGCCCTCTCTGGCCCCGACCTCCGCCCCGACCGGGGTTTCTACGTCAAGGTCTCCGATGCCTCCCACTCCACCTTCGTCTCCCTCTCCCCCGACCTCAACGACCTCATCCTCGCCGACCGCCTCCAGATCGGCCAGCTCATCAACACCCGGCGCCTCGAGCCCGCCTCCCCCGTCCCCGTCCTCCGTGACTTTCGCCTGCTCTCCGGCCGCCACCCCTGCAACCACGACACCGTCGACGTCGCTCACCCTTCCCCTGCCCCCAAGTCCTCCCCTGTCTTCCGCCCCACCGCCGCCACGCCCCCTGTCCCTCCACCGGAGAAGAAAAAGAGGCATTCGAGGAGCCACTCCTTCGCCGACGACCGCCACCAGACCCTCAATCTCATCCTCACCTCCTCCCCCACCACTTCCCCTTTACCGAGATCCATCAACATGACCACCGGCCTCTCCGTCGACGACGAGAATTACGATTCCGACGACTCCAGATTTTCcttcacctcctcctcctcctcatccccctcctcctcctcgaaGTTCGTGCTCCGGCCGAGGAAAAGCTGGAACACCGGCGCCAAG CGTTGCAGCTTCACCTCGAGAAACACTGAGAAATCTCTCAATTTGCCTGCAAGTCCTACGAAACGCAAACTCCCTGATTCAGAAACCTCCTCCATATCCAGTTCTTTGGGTTCTTCACATCACGGCACGAAATTCCTGATCAAGCAGGGAAAG GAGGTCATGAGGCAACGAGACACAGCTCTTCAGGCTGCCATAGACTCATTGCTGGAAGCCTCTGCCTCAGAGAAACTGATCGAGTGCCTCAA CTTGTACGCAGAGCTGCAAGTCGATAAGGATGGCGATCCGCAGCGTGTCGTAAACAGCTTCTTGAACTTCCACCGGGAGCTGGCACAGATGAGATTGATCGTGCAATCTTTGTGGAAACCGAACGAATCGTCCCAGGTTGCGTCAGAGAGGAAAAGCTGTGCCACCTTGTGGATCAAAACAGCCATTGAATCGGATCTCGCAAAACCCCCAACTCAAATGAACAATGCAACTGAAGATTCACAAGTGGCCTCAAGCTATCCTTGCGTGCCAAGCTTCAAGCCAAGGAACAATGCATCATCCAAGGTGGGCAACCTCTTGGTGGCCTCAAATGCATTGCAGTGCGAGTTCAACAGACGGTTCCTGCGGTATCTCGAAAGATTTCTCGATTCTGTAAGTGGATCGGGGTCTGACTCGTGCGAGGCCCAAGTAGCTGCCCTTTTGTGCCAACTGAAGAGGGTGGATGACTGGCTGAACAACATCACCAGCAAGGACTCAACTTGGCCAAGGGATAAAGGGAGAGACAAGATGTGGACGGAGGGTGAAGAAGTGGAGGCATGCCGGCGAGTGAGGAGGAAGATCTACGGCATTCTTCTGCAGCATGTCGAGAGTGCAGCCATTGCGCTGGAGAGCATGAGTGTGCCAGATGAGGACTGA